Below is a genomic region from Burkholderia pseudomultivorans.
TGCCGGTGGCCGCGTCGCTCGCGGCCGGCTTCGGGTTGACGACCGGCAAGTTCATCGTGCACGGCGTGCAGAACATCGGGCCGATCGCCGGCATGTTCGTTTTTGCGATTCTATTTTTCGGGATCCTCACCGATGCGGGGATGCTCGATCCGATCATCGCCGGCGTACTGCGCGTGATCGGCTGCCATCCGCCGCGCATCGTGGTCGGCTCGGCGCTGCTCGCGCTGCTGATCCACCTGGACGGCTCGGGCGCGGTGACGTTCCTCGTCACGCTGCCCGCGATGATGCCGCTTTATACGCGGCTCGGCATGGATCGCCGCATCCTCGCGTGCGTCGCGTCGATGGCGGCCGGCGTCAACTTCCTGCCGTGGGTCGGGCCGATGCTGCGTGCCTCGGCGGCGCTGCACATCCCGGGCTCCGCGATCTTCATGCCGATGATTCCGGTGCAACTGGTCGGGCTCGCGTTCGTGTTCGGCACCGCATGGGTGCTCGGCGTGCGCGAGGCGAAGCGGCTCGGGCTCGATCGCGCGGGCGCGGCCTCGATGGCGATCGCGCCGCGCGAGCTGAGCGACGCCGAACGCGCGCTGCGCCGGCCCGATCGGTTCGCGGTCAACCTCGTGCTGACGCTGGTCGTGCTCGTCACGCTGGTGTCGGGCATCGTCGATCCGATGGTGATGTTCATGCTCGGCACGGTCGCGGCGCTCGTGATCAATTATCCGGACGTGCAGGCGCAGCGCGAGCGCATCGACGCGCATGCAAAGGCCGCGCTGATGATGGCCAGCGTGCTGCTCGCGGCGGGCGCATTCACCGGCATCATGTCCGGCACCGGGATGCTGAAGGCGATGGCCGAGGTCGTCGTCGCGCATGTGCCGGTCGAGCATGCGCGCCACATGCCGTTCGTGCTTGGCCTGCTGTCGATGCCGCTCAGCCTGCTGTTCGATCCCGATTCGTTCTATTTCGGCGTGCTGCCGGTGCTCGCGGAGAGCGCGAAGCTGCTCGGCGTGCCGCCGATCCAGATGGCGCAGGCCGCGTTGCTCGGCCAGATGACGACCGGCTTTCCGGTGAGTCCGCTCACGCCCGCGACGTTCCTGATCGTCGGCCTGACCGGCGTCGAGCTTGCCGAGCACCAGAAATTCACGATTCCGTTCCTGTTCGCCGCCACCGTGCTGATGGTGTTCGCCGCGGTCGCGACGGGCGTGTTTCCGTTATGAGCGGCGCGGCCGCTCGCGTTTTCCGGGAGAGCAGTCCATGCAGTTCGACCTGACCGACGACCAGCGCGCGATCGAAGGCGCGATCGACAAAATCTGCGCGCGCTTCGGCGATGAATACTGGCTCGAGCGCGATCGCGCGGGCGGGTTTCCCGACGACTTCCACGCGGCGCTCGCCGAGGCCGGCTGGCTCGGCATCGCGATGGACCCGGCGTACGGCGGCGCCGGGCTCGGGATGACCGAGGCCGCGCTGATGATGCGCACCATCAGCGCATCGGGCGCGGGCCTGTCGGGCGCGTCGGCCGTGCACATGAACATCTTCGGGCTCAATCCCGTGCAGGTGTTCGGCAGCGACGCGCAGAAGGCGCGCTTCCTGCCGCCGCTGATCGCCGGGCGCGACAAGGCATGCTTCGCGGTGACCGAGCCCGACGCCGGCCTCGATACCACGCACCTGAGCACGCAGGCGCGCCGCGACGGCGACCACTACGTGCTGAGCGGCCGCAAGATCTGGATCTCGACCGCGCAGGTCGCGAACCGGATGCTGATCATTGCGCGCACGACGCCGCTCGACGCGGTCGCCCGGCCGACCGACGGGCTGAGCCTGTTCTATACCGAACTCGACCGCGCGCACGTCGAGGTGCGCGAGATCGAGAAAATGGGCCGCAAGGCGGTCGATTCGAACATGCTGTTCATCGACAACCTGCGCGTGCCGCGCGACGACCTGATCGGCAACGAAGGCGAGGGCTTCCGCTATCTGCTGCACGGGCTCAACCCCGAGCGGATCCTGATCGCGGCCGAAGCGATCGGTCTCGGGCAGGCCGCGCTGCGCCGCGCGACGCAGTATGCGCAGGAGCGCGTCGTGTTCGGCCGGCCGATCGGGCAGAACCAGGCGATCCAGCATCCGCTCGCGCAGGCGTGGATGCAGCTCGAGGCCGCGTGGCTGATGGTGATGAAGGCGGCGACGCGCTACGACGCCGGGCAGTCGTGCGGCGCGGAGGCGAACGCCGCGAAATACCTCGGCGCGGAAGCCGCGTTCCAGGCCTGCCAGACGGCCGTCGCGACGCTCGGCGGGATGGGCTACGCGAAGGAATACCACGTCGAGCGCTACCTGCGCGAGTGTATGATTCCGAGGCTCGCGCCCGTCAGCCCGCAACTGATCCTCTGCTACATCGCGGAGAAGGTGCTGGGGCTGCCGAAGTCGTACTGACCGTACCGACGCGGCGGCCGTTGCGGCGCGCGATTTCCCGTTCCGTTTCAAGCGCTCGTCATGGACGTCAAACTCGTTGCCCGCACGCTCGACCTGTTCGAGCTGTTCGCCGCCGAACGGCGGCCGCTGCCGCTCACCGAACTCGCGCGCCTGCTGAACGTGCCGGCGTCGAGCTGTCTCGCGATGGCGCGCACGCTCGTCAGCCGCGGCTATCTGTACGAAGTGCGCAAGCGCGGCGGCTACTATCCGACGCGGCGCCTGCAGACCATCGCCGCCGCGATCGACGCGACCGATCCGGTCGTCGACATGGTGCATCCGCATCTCGTCGCGCTGCGCGACGCGAGCCGCGAGACGGCCGTGCTCGGCAAGATCCAGGGCGCCTCGGTCACGTATCTCGACGTCGTCGAGTCGGAGCAGGCGATCCGCTATACGCGCCAGCCGGGCGAACTGCGCCCGCTGCATGCGAACTCGATCGGCAAGGCGATCTTCGCGGAGCTGCCGGCCGACGCGCAGCAGACGCTCGGCGCGCAACTGTCGTTCGAGCGCTTCACCGACGCGACCGTGCCGGACCTGCCGGCGCTCGTCGCGCAGACCGCGCCGTTTCGCGCACAGGGCTGGGCCGAGAATTTCGGCGAAAGCGCGCCCGAGCTGTCGGCGATCGCAGTCGCGCTGCCGCTCGACGGCGACTGGTACGGGCTGTCGGTCGTCGGGCCGACCGAGCGGATTCGCCAGCATCGCGATGCGCATGCGGCGCTGCTCGTCGACGCCAAGGCGCGGCTGCTGGCCGAACAGGCGCGCGCGTAGCGCGGCCGGTGCCGGCGAAGGCCGCGCTCAGCGATACCAGCGCGGCGTGTAGACCCATTCGCGCCCGTCGCCGATCGCGAAACGCCGCGTCGTCGACGAGCCGACGATCACCATCGTGCGCATGTCGACCTGGTCGCTGCGCAGCGCGCCGAGCGTCGTCGTCGCGAGCGTCGCGCCGGGCCGGCCGATGTCGCGGCCGAGCACGACGACCGTGCCGGCCGCGCGATGCGCGCGCACGATCTCGAGCGCGCGGTCGAGCTGCCATGGCCGCGCACGCGAGATCGGGTTGTAGAACGCCATCACGAGATCGGCTTCGGCGGCATGCCGCAGGCGCGTCTCGATCACCCCCCACGGCTTCAGGTTGTCCGACAGCGAGATCGCGCAGAAGTCGTGGCCGAGCGGCGCGCCGGCCTGCGCGGCGGTTGCGAGCGACGCCGAGATGCCGGGCTCGATGCGCAGGTCGACCTTCGCCCATTGCGGGTCGCGCGTGTCGTCGAGCGCTTCGAGCACGGCCGCGGCCATCGCGAACACGCCCGGATCGCCCGACGACACGACCGCGACCCGCCGACCTTCGGCCGCGAGCTCGAACGCATGGCGCGCCCGCTGCATTTCCTCGCGATTGTCGGTGCCGTGCACGCGCTGGTCCGCGCGGAACGGCCCGGCCATGTCCACGTAGGTCGTGTAGCCGAGGATGTCGGTCGCATCGGCGAGCGCCGCGCGTGCGGCGGGCGTCAGCCATGCGCTGCCGCCGGGGCCGAGGCCAAGCACGGTCAGGCGGCCGCGCGCACGACCGAGCGTGGCGGGATCGACCGGATGCGGCGCGACCGCGCAGGCGAGGCCGTTCGATGCACCGCGCATCGCATGCGGCAAGCGAAGGGCGCGGGCGAGCAGGGTGGCGGCGCCGGAGCCGGCCGGCATGTCGGCTGTATCGGCTGTATCGGCTGTATCGGCTTCGTCCGGCGTGCCGGGATCGACGAAGCGCAGCGCAACGTGCAGCGCTTGCGCGGCCTCTTCGAGCGCCGCGTCGCCGATCGCCCACGCCGGCGCGACGATCGCCGCAAGCGCGGGCCGTGCGAGCCCGTGCGCATCGAGCAGCGCTTCGATCCGCGCGGCCAGCGGCTCGGCAGCCTGCGCGGCCCGCCCATCGACGCCGACCACCACGCTGCGCGGATGAATCACCAATTCATCGCGCGCGCCACGCCACGCTTCGGGGCTCACGCGAATCGCGTGCGTGGCCGCCGCGTCGCGCGGCAGCGCGACCTCGTCGAGCCAGGGCGCCGCGCCGTCGATGCGCGTCGACGCGCCCGCCAGCAGGTCGGACACGAAGCGCTTGCCCTGCGCGAGATCGGCGAGCGCATAGCCGTCCGGCGGATTGAGCACGCAGGCGCCGAAACGCAGTTCGCCGCTCGTCGTGATCGCCGGTGCGATGCCGAGCTGCGCGGCGATCTCGCGCGCGATCGCGTTGACGCCCGTCAACCCGCCGAGCAGCGGCACGACGGCCGAGCCGTCCTCGGCGACCGCGAGCACCGGCGGCTCGACACCCTTGTCGGCCAGCGCGGGCGCGATGCAGCGAATCACGATGCCGGCCGCGCACAGCGCGACGATCGGCAGTCCGCGCGCATAGAGTTCGCGCAGATGCGCGCCGAGCTCGTCGAACGACACGTCGGCGGCCACGCGCGACGCGAGCCCGTGCACCTGCGCGCCCGGATAGCCGGCCTGGATGCGGCGCGCGGTGTCGAGTGCGCCTGCGCCGAGGATCACGATCGCGGGCGGCGTGGTCATCCTTGCCATTTTTCCCCCGGCACGACCAGCAGCGAGAAATACGGCGACGCCATCGGATCGACTTGATCGAGCGGCACGATGCGCTGGTTCGCCATCGTCGCGCGCTCGACGTACCGCGCGCGGGCGGCGAGGCCCAGCTCGTCGAGCACGCGCCGCACCTTGTCGAAGTTGCGGCCGAGCTTCATCACGACGGCCGCGTCGGCCTGCGCGAGACGCGTGCGCAGTTCGTGCTCCGGCAGCACGCCGGACAGCACCGACAGGCTCTGGTTGCGATAGACGAGCGGCTGGCCGAGCACGGCCGTGCCGCCCAGCATCGCGCACACGCCCGGCACGACCTCGGTGTCGTAGCGCGGCGCGAGGCGGTCGTGCAGATACATGTACGACCCGTAGAAGAACGGATCGCCTTCGCAGATCACCGCGACGTCGCGCCCGGCGTCGAGGTGCGACGCGACGATCTCGGCCGCCGTGTCGTAGAAATCGGCGATCACGTTCTCGTAGCAGAGCGGCGGCGGCAGCGCCTCGGTCGTCACCGGATAGACGAGCGGCAGTTGCAGCTGCGCGTCGTGCAGATGCGCCTCGACGATGCCGTACGCATTGCCTTTCTTGCCCTTCGCGACGAAATACGCGACCACCGGCGCGGCCTGCAGCATGCGCACCGCCTTCAGCGTCATCAGCTCGGGGTCGCCGGGGCCGACGCCGATCCCGAACAGGCGTCCGCGCGCGGCCGTCATTCGGCCTCCGTCGCGAGCGCGTTGACCGCGGCGGCGGCCATCGCGCTGCCGCCGCGCCGGCCGAGCAGCGCGACATACGGCACGCCGCGGCTGTCTGCGTCGAGCAGCGCCTTCGATTCGGCCGCGCCGATGAAGCCGACCGGGAAACCGAGGATCAGCGCGGGGCGCGGCGCGCCGGCATCGATCATGTCGAGCAGATGGAACAGCGCGGTCGGCGCGTTGCCGATCGCGACGACGCTGCCCGCGAGGTGCGGGCGCCACAGTTCGAGCGCCGCGGCCGACCGCGTGTTGCCGAGGCGGCGCGCGAAATCGGGCACCTCGGGCTCGTTGAGCGTGCAGAGCACGCGGTTGCGGGCCGGCAGGCGTGCGCGCGTGATGCCTTCCGCGACCATCTTCGCGTCGCAGAGGATCGGCGCGCCGGCGGCGAGCGCGTCGCGGCCCGCCTTGCCGGCGCCGGCCGAGAAGCGCAGGTCGTAGACGACGTCGACCATGCCGCACGCGTGAATCACGCGCACCGCGAGTTTCTCGAGATCGGGCGGAATCCGCGACAGGTCGGCCTCGGCGCGGATCGTCGCGAACGACTGGCGGTAGATTTCCTGCCCGTCGCGAATATAGTCAAGCATCGGTGGTGTCCTGGCTGTGCCGCGCGCGCGAGAGCGCCGCCGCGGCCTGGTCAATCGTCAGATGGCGCGCCAGCGGGGCGCCGCGCCCCGCGGTGGCATCGCGCCGGTACAAGTCGTAATGCGCCGGAGCAACCGCGACGAGCGTGTGCGTCGCCGGACGCGGCAGCGCGCAATGGCGCTCGCAGCCGCTCAGGTGCGCATCGATCGGCCGGCCGACGCGGGCGGCCAGCGCGAGCGCGTCGCGTTTGGTATCGGCGCGCGCCTTCGCGCAGCCCGTGCTGCCGGTGCAGGCGACCAGCGTCGCCAGCGGATCGGACGGCGCGCACACGAGGCCGAGCGCGGCGAATTCGTCGAGCACGGCCGGCGCACGGGCCGCTGCGACGCCGTGGATGAACACGCCTTGCCATGGCGTCATCGACAGCGTGCCGTCGCCGTCGGCTTCGGCGCAGGCGGCGAGCCGTTCGAGTTGCGCCGCGTCGAGCCGTCCGAGCGCGAACTGCGCGCCGACGCTGCAGCGGCCTGCGTCGAGCGACGCGCGCGCGCCGAAGCGCAGCGCGGCGTCGGAGGGCGGGCGACGCCAGCCGGCCAGCGCCGGATCGGTGACCAGCGGGAACGGCAGGTAGCGCCGCGCGTGTTCGAGCAGCGCGGCTTCGTTGCTGGTCGCCAGCAGCGCGCGCATGCGCGTCACGTCGGCCGGCGCGAGATCGAGGAAGGCGAGCAGCAGCGCGCGCACGAGCGCGACGGTCTGCCCGGGCGACACGTCGATCGACGCGGGCGCGTCGCGCTGCGCGACGGGCGGGCATCCGGCGAGCCCGGCCGCGATGCGCACGTCGCCGTCCGCGCGACGCCACGCGGCGAGCCAGATATCGTGAGGATGATCGAGCGCCGCGACCGATTCGCCGCCGTCGAGCTGGATCGAGAACTTCGGCGACAGTTCGCCGCGACGCGGCTCGTTTGCGAGCATCCGCAACAGCGGTGCCGCGAGTGCGCGGCTGTCGAGCCATGCGGCCGGATCGTGTCCGGCGAGCGGGCTGAGCATCAGGTTGCGCGCGTCGTCGCTGGCGGCGAGCGCGGCCGCATCGTCGGCATCGACCTGCGGGCCGAGCCCGGCGTCGAGCAGCGCACGCGTCAGCGCGGCGGCCGCGCCGTCGCGAATGCCGCGCAGCTGCAGATTCGCGCGATTGGTCGCGTCGATCGCGCCGGAGCCGTACGCGCGCGCGGCGTCGGCGATCGCGCGCGCCTGTCGTGCGTGAAGCCGGCCGCCGGGCAGCTTGATCCGGCACAGTCCGCCGTCGGCGGCCGCGACCACGCGCACGAGCCCCGGACAGGCCGACGGGCGCACGACGGACGATGCGGAAACGGAAACGGGGGCGGAACTCAAGAGGCACCGGGACAGTGTCGCGCCGCGGCCAACGCATCGGTACACCCCGCCCGATGCCGGCTGGCACGCACGCACTTTCAGGCCGGCAGGTCTCCTGGCTGACAGGTCGGCGCCGGCTCCCGGCCTTCCCGGTGAAACCAGTGGCGTGAGGGGGGAACGGCTCGCTGTCTACAGTTGCGGGGGCAGCCACAGCAGCGCGATGCGCCCTGTGTTCCCTCTTCGGCCCCGAAGGGCACCGGCGAACGAACGCGCGTAGCATACCCGATTTCGCGGGCGGCTCGCGACCGGAAAACCGTGCGGCGGACGTGGACGGCGGCGGCATCGTGGCGAAGCCGTCGTCGGTTGGACGGCGATGCCGGCCGCGCGCGCGTCGCCGATATTTCGTCAGCCGAATCGGCCGCGCACCGACTCGTCCGCATGCGCAGGCGACGCCCGCCCGGCAAGTGAAACGCGGAGTGGAACACGGTACTATCCCGTTTTTCGCGATGCGGACCGGTACGCGGTCGGCAACAGGACGAACGATGGGGAAGGGTGCATGACGGCATGGCTGACGGTGGTGGGCATCGGCGACGACGGCTTCGCGGGGCTCGGCCGCGCCGCACGCCGCGCGCTGCTCGACGCGACGCTCGTCGTCGGCGCGAAGCGGCATCTCGACATGCTGCCGTCGCGGCTCCCGGCCGCGCGTGAAGCGTGGCCGTCGCCGTTCGAGCTGTCGGGCGTGCTCGCGCGCCGCGGCACGCCCGTTTGCGTGCTTGCAAGCGGCGACCCGATGCTGTTCGGCGTCGGCGCGACGCTGGCGCGCCAGCTTGGCGCCGACGAATGGCGCGTGCTGCCCGCGCCGTCGTCGCTGTCGCTCGCGGCCGCGCGCCTCGGCTGGGCGTTGCAGGAGGTCGGCGCGGTGTCGCTGGTCGGCCGTCCGCTCGCGACGCTGGCGCGCCACCTGCTGCCGGGGCGGCGCCTGTTCGTGCTGAGCGCCGACGGCCGCACGCCGGCCGAGGTCGCGGCGGAACTCGCCGCACGCGGCTTCGGGCCCACGCGCATCACCGTGTTCGAGCATCTCGGCGGCCCGCTCGAGCGGCGTCTCGACGGGCTCGCGCAGGACTGGGCCGTCGACGAGACGGCCGCGCTGAACCTCGTCGCGCTCGACTGCATGGCCGGCCCCGACGCGCCGCGCCGCGCGCTTACGCCCGGCCTGCCCGACGACGCCTATCGCCACGACGGCCAGCTGACCAAGCGCGACATGCGCGCGCTGACGCTCGCGCGTCTCGCGCCGGTGCCCGGCGAACTGCTGTGGGACGTCGGCGCCGGCAGCGGATCGATCGGCATCGAATGGATGCGTGCGCATCCGTCGTGCCATGCGATCGCGATCGAGGCGCATGCGGAGCGGCAGCGCTTCATCGAACACAACCGCGATGCGCTCGGCGTGCCGGGCCTGCAGCTCGTCGCCGGCCGCGCGCCCGATGCGCTCGCGGGGCTGGCGGCGCCCGACGCGATCTTCGTCGGCGGCGGCGCAACGGCGCCCGGCGTGCTCGCTGCGTGCTGGGCGGCGCTGAAGCCCGGCGGCCGGCTCGTCGCGAACGCGGTCACGCTGCAGGGCGAAGTCGCGCTCGCCGCGTGGCGCGACGCGCAGGGCGGCACGCTCACGCGCGTGGCGCTTTCGCACGCGGAACCGCTGGGCCGCTTCGACACGTGGCGGCAGGCGCTGCCCGTCACGCTGTACGACGTACGCAAGCCGGACGCGCCGGCTCCGACATGATGCGCGACGAAACCCCCGAACAGCCTGCGCCGCTGCGCTTCGGCTACACGACCGGCAGCTGCGCGACCGCGACGTCGCTCGCCGCCGCGCGCCTGCTGCTCGCGGGCCGCGCGGACGACGCGGTCGAGATCGTGCTGCCGAAAGGGCAGCGCGTGATGATGCGCCTCGAATTCTGCCGCGCCACGGCCGACGGCGCGGAAGCCGGCACACTGAAGGACGCCGGCGACGACCCCGACGTCACGCACGGCGCGCTGATCTTCGCGCGCGTCGCGCGCGCGGCGGCGCCGGGCGTGCGCTTCCGCGCGGGGCCGGGCGTCGGCACGGTCACGCGCGCGGGGCTCACGCTGCCGGTCGGCGAGCCGGCGATCAATCCGGTGCCGCGCCAGATGATCGCGACGCACCTCGACGCGCTCGCGGCCGAGCATGGCTACGCGGGCGGCTTCGACGTAACGATCGGCGTCGAGGGCGGCGAGGCGCTCGCGCTGAAGACGATGAACCCGCGCCTGGGCATCGTCGGCGGACTGTCGATCCTCGGCACGACCGGCATCGTGCGGCCGTTCTCGTGCTCGGCGTATATCGCGTCGATCCACCAGGGCATCGACGTCGCGCGCGCCAACGGCATCACGCACGTCGCCGCCTGCACCGGCAACGCGAGCGAGGATGCGATGCGCGCGCACTACGGGCTGCCCGACATGGCGCTGATCGAGATGGGCGATTTCGCGGGCGCGGTGCTGAAGCATCTGCGCCGCGCGCCGATCGCGCGGTTGTCGATGTGCGGCGGCTTCGGCAAGCTCAGCAAGCTCGCGGCCGGCCACCTCGACCTGCACAGCCGCCATTCGAGCATCGACCTGCCGCTGCTCGCGCAATGGGCCGCCGAAGCCGGCGCGAGCGATGCGCTGCAGGCCGCGATGCGCTGCGCGAACACGAGCCAGGAAGCGCTGAAGTTCGCCCGGGCCGACGGCGTGCCGCTCGGCGACATCGTCTGCACGCATGCGCTGCGCGTCGCGCGCGACATCGTGCCGGCGTCGGTCGCCGTCGAGATGTTCGCGATCGACCGCCACGGCCGTTTCGTCGGGGAGGCGCGATGAGCGTACGGATCCTGCTGCTCGGCGGCACCGGCGACGCGCTGAAGATCGCACGCGCGCTCGGCCCCGGCCATGTATACAGTCTCGCCGGCCTCGGCAAGGTGCCCGACGACCTGCGCTGCGAGGTGCGCGTCGGCGGCTTCGGCGGCGCCGCGGGGCTCGCCGCGTATCTGCGCGACGCCGGCATCGGCCTCGTGATCGACGCGACGCATCCGTACGCGGCGCGCATCAGCGCGAACGCGGCGGCCGCGGCCCGCGACGCCGGCGTGCCGCTGTGGGCGCTGCGTCGCGCGCCGTGGACGCCGCAACCCGGCGACGACTGGCGCATGGTCGACGACTGGACCGGCATCGAGGCCGCGCTCGCGCCGTTCCGCCGGCCGCTGTGGACGCTCGGCCGCGAACCGCTCGCGCATCTCGACGCGATCCCGCCGCACCAGTTCTGGCTCGTGCGCTGCCTCGATCCGCATCCCGGCAACGCGCGCGCGCAGATCGTCGCTGCGCGCGGGCCGTTTACGCTCGACAGCGAACGTGCACTGTTCGCGCTCGCCGGCATCGACGTCGTCGTCAGCAAGAACAGCGGCGGTGCGGCGACCGAGGCGAAGCTCGAGGTCGCGCGCGAGCGCCGGCTGCCGGTCGTGATGCTGCGCCGGCCGTTGCTGCCCGACGCCGATCGCACGTTCGATTCGGCCGCCGCGCTGCTCGACGCACTCGATCCGGCCGCGCGCGCATGACGCGGCCGTCCAACGCATTGACGGAGTTTTTTCGATGACGGTGTATTTCATCGGCGCGGGTCCCGGCGACCCGGAGCTGATCACGGTGAAGGGCCAGCGCCTCGTACGCACCTGCCCGGTGATTCTGTATGCGGGCTCGCTGGTGCCGGCGGCCGTGCTCGACGGCCATCGCGCGGAGCAGGTCGTCAATACCGCGGCGCTCGATCTCGACGCGATCGTCGCGCTGCTCGCGGCCGCGCATGCGAAAGGGCAGGACGTCGCGCGCGTGCATTCGGGCGACCCGTCGCTGTACGGCGCGATCGGCGAACAGATCCGCCGGCTGAAGGCGCTCGGGATTCCGTATGAAATCGTGCCGGGCGTGACGGCAGCGGCCGCGTGCGCGGCGACGCTCGGCTGCGAGCTGACGCTGCCCGGCGTCGCGCAGACGGTGATCCTCACGCGCTTCGCGGGCAAGACGACGATGCCCGAAGGCGAAACGCTCGGCTCGCTCGCCGCGCATCAGGCGACGCTCGCAATCCATCTCGGCGTGCGGCATCTCGCGAAAATCGTCGACGAAGTGCTGCCGCATTACGGGCCCGACTGCCCGGTCGCGGTCGTGTATCGCGCGAGCTGGCCCGACGAGGAACGCGTCGTCGGCACGCTTGCCGATATCGTCGGCAAGGTCCGGCACACGTCGATCGAACGCACCGCGCTGATCCTGGTCGGTCGCGTGCTCGACGCGCAGGGGTTTGCGGATTCGACCTTGTATGCGAGTGCGGAGTGATCAGGCGCGGGGCACCTGATCGCGGCCCCTACGCCCGCGCAACGCGTCGCGTCATGCCCGGCGCAAAGCCGGCCGCGAGCACGAACAGCACGACGCACAGACAGGCCATCGCGACCCACGCGGGCGTCAGATCCGCGAGATGCTGGCGCACGATGCCCGCCGCGAACGGAAACAGTCCCGCGATCAGGTAGCCGACGCCCTGCACGAACCCCGTCAGCGATGCCGCGTCGGCCGGCGTCGCCGCGTGGTCGACCGTGACGATCAGCGACAGCGGAAACAGCGCGCCGATGCCCGCGCCGAGCAGCAGCGCGGCCGGCAGCGCCAGCCTCTCCGGCGCGGCCAGCATCAGCAGCAGCCCGAGCAGCAGCGACGCGATCGCCGCGTGCAGCGCCGGCCGGCGATCGGGCACGCGGTCGATCGTCGCCGAGACCGCCAGCCCCGCGACGACTTCCGCGAGCGTCACGCCGCCGAGCAGGCTGCCGGCCGCGGTCGGCGACCAGCCGAGCCGCATGTAGTACGGCGGCAGCCACGCGAGCACGAGCGTGTACGCGCCCGTCGC
It encodes:
- a CDS encoding CitMHS family transporter — encoded protein: MLAWIGAIAIVALFGLIITKRLSPLVALIVVPVAASLAAGFGLTTGKFIVHGVQNIGPIAGMFVFAILFFGILTDAGMLDPIIAGVLRVIGCHPPRIVVGSALLALLIHLDGSGAVTFLVTLPAMMPLYTRLGMDRRILACVASMAAGVNFLPWVGPMLRASAALHIPGSAIFMPMIPVQLVGLAFVFGTAWVLGVREAKRLGLDRAGAASMAIAPRELSDAERALRRPDRFAVNLVLTLVVLVTLVSGIVDPMVMFMLGTVAALVINYPDVQAQRERIDAHAKAALMMASVLLAAGAFTGIMSGTGMLKAMAEVVVAHVPVEHARHMPFVLGLLSMPLSLLFDPDSFYFGVLPVLAESAKLLGVPPIQMAQAALLGQMTTGFPVSPLTPATFLIVGLTGVELAEHQKFTIPFLFAATVLMVFAAVATGVFPL
- a CDS encoding acyl-CoA dehydrogenase family protein, with product MQFDLTDDQRAIEGAIDKICARFGDEYWLERDRAGGFPDDFHAALAEAGWLGIAMDPAYGGAGLGMTEAALMMRTISASGAGLSGASAVHMNIFGLNPVQVFGSDAQKARFLPPLIAGRDKACFAVTEPDAGLDTTHLSTQARRDGDHYVLSGRKIWISTAQVANRMLIIARTTPLDAVARPTDGLSLFYTELDRAHVEVREIEKMGRKAVDSNMLFIDNLRVPRDDLIGNEGEGFRYLLHGLNPERILIAAEAIGLGQAALRRATQYAQERVVFGRPIGQNQAIQHPLAQAWMQLEAAWLMVMKAATRYDAGQSCGAEANAAKYLGAEAAFQACQTAVATLGGMGYAKEYHVERYLRECMIPRLAPVSPQLILCYIAEKVLGLPKSY
- a CDS encoding IclR family transcriptional regulator, whose protein sequence is MDVKLVARTLDLFELFAAERRPLPLTELARLLNVPASSCLAMARTLVSRGYLYEVRKRGGYYPTRRLQTIAAAIDATDPVVDMVHPHLVALRDASRETAVLGKIQGASVTYLDVVESEQAIRYTRQPGELRPLHANSIGKAIFAELPADAQQTLGAQLSFERFTDATVPDLPALVAQTAPFRAQGWAENFGESAPELSAIAVALPLDGDWYGLSVVGPTERIRQHRDAHAALLVDAKARLLAEQARA
- the cobJ gene encoding precorrin-3B C(17)-methyltransferase, whose amino-acid sequence is MTTPPAIVILGAGALDTARRIQAGYPGAQVHGLASRVAADVSFDELGAHLRELYARGLPIVALCAAGIVIRCIAPALADKGVEPPVLAVAEDGSAVVPLLGGLTGVNAIAREIAAQLGIAPAITTSGELRFGACVLNPPDGYALADLAQGKRFVSDLLAGASTRIDGAAPWLDEVALPRDAAATHAIRVSPEAWRGARDELVIHPRSVVVGVDGRAAQAAEPLAARIEALLDAHGLARPALAAIVAPAWAIGDAALEEAAQALHVALRFVDPGTPDEADTADTADTADMPAGSGAATLLARALRLPHAMRGASNGLACAVAPHPVDPATLGRARGRLTVLGLGPGGSAWLTPAARAALADATDILGYTTYVDMAGPFRADQRVHGTDNREEMQRARHAFELAAEGRRVAVVSSGDPGVFAMAAAVLEALDDTRDPQWAKVDLRIEPGISASLATAAQAGAPLGHDFCAISLSDNLKPWGVIETRLRHAAEADLVMAFYNPISRARPWQLDRALEIVRAHRAAGTVVVLGRDIGRPGATLATTTLGALRSDQVDMRTMVIVGSSTTRRFAIGDGREWVYTPRWYR
- a CDS encoding precorrin-2 C(20)-methyltransferase, with product MTAARGRLFGIGVGPGDPELMTLKAVRMLQAAPVVAYFVAKGKKGNAYGIVEAHLHDAQLQLPLVYPVTTEALPPPLCYENVIADFYDTAAEIVASHLDAGRDVAVICEGDPFFYGSYMYLHDRLAPRYDTEVVPGVCAMLGGTAVLGQPLVYRNQSLSVLSGVLPEHELRTRLAQADAAVVMKLGRNFDKVRRVLDELGLAARARYVERATMANQRIVPLDQVDPMASPYFSLLVVPGEKWQG
- a CDS encoding precorrin-8X methylmutase is translated as MLDYIRDGQEIYRQSFATIRAEADLSRIPPDLEKLAVRVIHACGMVDVVYDLRFSAGAGKAGRDALAAGAPILCDAKMVAEGITRARLPARNRVLCTLNEPEVPDFARRLGNTRSAAALELWRPHLAGSVVAIGNAPTALFHLLDMIDAGAPRPALILGFPVGFIGAAESKALLDADSRGVPYVALLGRRGGSAMAAAAVNALATEAE
- the cobG gene encoding precorrin-3B synthase — translated: MSSAPVSVSASSVVRPSACPGLVRVVAAADGGLCRIKLPGGRLHARQARAIADAARAYGSGAIDATNRANLQLRGIRDGAAAALTRALLDAGLGPQVDADDAAALAASDDARNLMLSPLAGHDPAAWLDSRALAAPLLRMLANEPRRGELSPKFSIQLDGGESVAALDHPHDIWLAAWRRADGDVRIAAGLAGCPPVAQRDAPASIDVSPGQTVALVRALLLAFLDLAPADVTRMRALLATSNEAALLEHARRYLPFPLVTDPALAGWRRPPSDAALRFGARASLDAGRCSVGAQFALGRLDAAQLERLAACAEADGDGTLSMTPWQGVFIHGVAAARAPAVLDEFAALGLVCAPSDPLATLVACTGSTGCAKARADTKRDALALAARVGRPIDAHLSGCERHCALPRPATHTLVAVAPAHYDLYRRDATAGRGAPLARHLTIDQAAAALSRARHSQDTTDA